A genomic window from Brassica oleracea var. oleracea cultivar TO1000 chromosome C8, BOL, whole genome shotgun sequence includes:
- the LOC106307687 gene encoding phosphatidylinositol 4-phosphate 5-kinase 7 translates to MDTRPGEREFSNGDFYSGELKGSLPHGKGKYEWSDGTIYQGDWYEGKISGKGKLVWPSGAKYEGDFSGGYLHGIGTMTSPDGSVYSGAWRMNVRHGLGRKEYVNSDLYDGSWKEGLQEGHGSYSWTNGNRYIGNWKNGKMCGRGVMRWANGDLFDGFWLNGFRHGSGVYKFVDGCLYYGAWSHGLKDGKGVFYPAGSKHPSLKKWCRSLQHDDTGKFVLSRSSSINVEELRSLSTVTPSLSVKTSVSGTSKTLSERFRDENLRTSEPPPSDFTCHGPSSKSARSSGSGQREGQDKNRVVYEREYMQGVLIRETITSSVDRSHKIRPPNLPKQVRDRSFMTFLKGEHNYYLMLNLQLGIRYTVGKITPVPRREVRASDFGKKARTMMYFPRDGSNFTPPHKSIDFSWKDYCPMVFRNLRAMFKLDPADYMMSICGDDGLTEICSPGKSGSIFYLSHDDRFVIKTLKKSELEVLLKMLPKYYRHVGDHENTLITKFFGVHRIKLKLGKKVRFVVMGNMFCTELKIHRRYDLKGSTQGRITEKTKIQEKTTLKDLDLAYEFHMDKLLREALFKQIYLDCAFLESLHIIDYSLLLGVHFRAPEQLNDILEHPNEMSDQDSVSSVDVGMAQELSIPPKGLLLVTHEPNSVNTAPGPHIRGSTLRAFSVGEKEVDLILPGTARLRVQLGVNMPAQAHHKLDEDKEESATIELFEVYDVVVYMGIIDILQEYNAKKKVEHKCKSLRYDPMTISVTEPKVYSKRFVDFLHKVFPEET, encoded by the exons ATGGATACAAG GCCTGGAGAAAGAGAATTTTCAAATGGTGATTTCTATTCCGGTGAGCTTAAAGGATCACTTCCTCATGGGAAAGGAAAGTATGAATGGTCAGATGGAACTATCTACCAAGGAGACTGGTATGAAGGAAAAATCTCTGGTAAAGGGAAGCTTGTGTGGCCATCTGGAGCTAAGTATGAAGGAGATTTCTCTGGTGGATACCTCCATGGTATTGGCACCATGACATCACCTGATGGATCTGTTTATAGTGGAGCATGGAGGATGAATGTAAGACACGGTCTTGGGAGGAAAGAGTATGTTAACTCAGATCTTTATGATGGTTCATGGAAAGAAGGGTTGCAAGAAGGGCATGGTAGCTATTCTTGGACCAATGGAAACAGGTACATAGGTAACTGGAAGAACGGTAAAATGTGTGGAAGAGGAGTCATGAGATGGGCTAATGGTGATCTTTTCGACGGGTTTTGGTTGAATGGGTTTAGACATGGCTCTGGTGTTTATAAGTTTGTTGATGGATGTTTATACTATGGAGCCTGGTCTCATGGACTCAAAGATGGTAAAGGAGTCTTTTATCCTGCTGGTAGTAAACATCCATCTCTCAAGAAGTGGTGCCGATCTCTTCAACACGATGACACTGGAAAGTTTGTACTATCTCGTAGCTCATCGATAAATGTTGAGGAGCTAAGGAGTTTGAGTACTGTGACGCCAAGTCTTTCCGTGAAAACTTCGGTTAGTGGAACGTCTAAAACATTGTCAGAGAGGTTTAGAGATGAGAACTTAAGGACATCTGAGCCTCCTCCAAGTGACTTCACATGTCATGGGCCATCATCTAAGTCTGCACGGTCTTCTGGCTCAGGACAGAGAGAGGGACAAGATAAGAACCGTGTGGTTTATGAAAGGGAGTACATGCAAGGAGTTTTGATTAGAGAAACTATTACAAGTTCTGTTGATAGGTCACACAAGATTAGACCTCCAAATTTGCCTAAACAAGTTAGGGATAGGAGTTTCATGACCTTTCTTAAAGGGGAACATAACTATTATCTAATGCTCAATCTCCAACTTGGTATCAG GTATACTGTTGGAAAAATTACACCAGTGCCTAGGCGAGAAGTACGTGCTTCAGACTTTGGTAAGAAGGCCAGAACAATGATGTACTTCCCTAGAGACGGCTCCAATTTTACTCCTCCACACAAGTCTATAGACTTTTCTTGGAAAGACTATTGTCCTATGGTTTTCAG GAATTTGAGGGCAATGTTCAAGTTAGATCCTGCGGACTACATGATGTCTATATGTGGTGATGATGGCCTGACAGAGATTTGTTCCCCTGGGAAAAGTGGCAGTATCTTCTACCTTTCTCATGATGACAGATTTGTGATCAAAACATTAAAAAAATCAGAGTTGGAG GTCCTGCTCAAAATGTTGCCTAAGTACTATCGACATGTAGGTGACCATGAAAACACACTTATAACCAAATTTTTTGGAGTTCACAGAATAAAACTCAAGTTGGGGAAGAAG GTACGCTTTGTGGTCATGGGAAATATGTTCTGCACAGAGTTAAAGATCCATCGTCGATATGATCTTAAAGGATCAACACAAGGGAGAATCACTGAAAAGACTAAAATCCAAGAAAAGACTACATTGAAAGATCTTGATCTAGCTTATGAGTTTCATATGGACAAGCTGTTAAGGGAGGCCCTCTTCAA GCAAATTTACTTAGACTGCGCGTTCTTGGAATCTCTGCACATCATTGACTACAGTCTTTTACTAGGAGTACACTTCAGAGCTCCGGAGCAGCTTAATGATATCCTTGAGCATCCTAACGAAATGTCAGATCAAGATAGTGTCTCTTCTGTAGATG TTGGTATGGCTCAAGAACTCTCCATACCTCCAAAAGGGTTGCTACTAGTGACTCATGAACCCAATTCAGTGAATACTGCACCAGGTCCTCACATCAGAGGAAGCACACTCAGAGCATTTTCAGTTGGAGAGAAGGAAGTTGATCTTATTCTTCCTGGAACTGCAAG GCTTCGGGTACAGTTAGGAGTGAACATGCCGGCTCAAGCTCATCACAAGCTGGATGAGGACAAGGAAGAGTCTGCCACTATTGAGCTCTTTGAAGTATACGATGTGGTTGTATACATGGGAATCATAGATATTCTACAGGAATATAACGCAAAGAAGAAAGTGGAGCATAAATGCAAGTCTTTGCGGTATGACCCCATGACAATATCTGTGACAGAACCTAAGGTTTACTCAAAACGGTTTGTCGATTTTCTACATAAAGTGTTTCCAGAAGAAACCTAG
- the LOC106309367 gene encoding LOW QUALITY PROTEIN: F-box protein At1g11270-like (The sequence of the model RefSeq protein was modified relative to this genomic sequence to represent the inferred CDS: deleted 4 bases in 2 codons) encodes MLKQHGLSVESLPHDVVELILERLPVDSLLRLKSVSKNWKSTIDSRRFQQGQFIRFRQSRGPDVLCGPHGYCSDEDTCYKILFGRCSSKASTVWFPVSRNLFCYGSCDGLLCLYSRYEKSASVVVNPATRWHRSFPLSNVQHLIIEKYNKREVAYPFPRLGFGKDKVTGTYKPVYLYNSFEFKLDNVTTCEVFDFRTNAWRYVVPSSPYRILGHYEPVYLDGSLYYLTKEETELLSLDLHTETFQVICKAPFVQPHSSDLYSITMCILDDRLCVSEKNWPNQEIWSFDGANKTWTVMCFIDLTESVSLFEERSFARSSIAQPSIALVDKNKLLLRGNDYFHTLFIYDLHTKSFDLLFKPPKPVGPVYYFESLFHV; translated from the exons ATGTTGAAACAACATGGCTTGAGTGTGGAATCGCTACCCCACGATGTGGTCGAGCTCATCCTCGAGAGGCTTCCCGTGGACTCTCTGCTTAGACTCAAGTCTGTATCCAAGAACTGGAAATCTACA ATCGATTCCAGACGTTTCCAACAAGGACAATTTATCCGTTTTAGGCAATCACGAGGTCCTGATGTTCTTTGCGGTCCCCACGGTTACTGTAGTGATGAGGACACA TGCTATAAGATTTTGTTTGGGAGGTGTTCATCAAAAGCTTCTACGGTCTGGTTCCCAGTTTCTCGAAACTTGTTCTGCTACGGTAGTTGTGACGGTCTATTATGCCTCTACTCTCGATACGAAAAGAGTGCCAGCGTCGTGGTGAATCCCGCCACTAGATGGCATCGAAGCTTTCCTCTTTCCAACGTTCAACACCTCATCATCGAGAAATATAATAAACGTGAGGTTGCCTATCCGTTTCCTCGGCTTGGATTCGGTAAAGACAAAGTAACAGGCACGTATAAGCCGGTTTATTTATATAATTCATTTGAATTTAAACTAGACAACGTTACAACTTGTGAAGTTTTCGATTTTCGCACCAATGCATGGAGGTACGTTGTCCCCTCTTCTCCTTATCGGATTCTTGGTCACTATGAACCCGTGTATTTAGATGGATCACTTTACTATCTCACCAAAGAAGAAACCGAG TTATTATCTTTGGATCTTCACACCGAGACGTTTCAAGTCATCTGCAAAGCTCCCTTTGTCCAACCTCATTCATCTGACCTTTACAGCATCACCATGTGCATCCTCGACGATCGTTTGTGCGTGTCCGAGAAAAACTGGCCCAACCAAGAGATATGGTCGTTCGATGGCGCCAACAAGACATGGACGGTAATGTGTTTCATAGATCTTACCGAAAGTGTTTCTTTGTTTGAGGAAAGAAGCTTTGCGCGTTCATCAATCGCGCAGCCATCAATAGCATTGGTGGATAAGAACAAGTTATTGCTTCGTGGTAATGATTACTTCCATACACTGTTTATATATGATCTTCATACCAAATCTTTTGATTTACTCTTCAAACCTCCTAAACCCGTAGGTCCTGTTTATTATTTCGAAAGTTTATTCCATGTCTAG